The sequence GCTGTAACACCAAAGCAACTTAGCGCAGTATGTGTGGGCCGAGGTCCTGGTTCTTATACCGGTTTGCGAATAGGCGTTTCTACAGCCAAGGGGATCTGCTATGCGGCCGAATTACCCCTAATTGCAGTAGATAGTTTGCTTTTGATGTGTTACGGTGCAATGGAAATGGCCAAAACCAGATTGGGTGACTCTAACTCCTTTTTGCTTTGTCCTATGATTGATGCTCGTCGCATGGAGGTTTACAGTGCGCTATACGACGAAACTTTTCAATTGGTCGATCCTGTAAAGGCCGTGATTATTGAACCTTCCAGCTTTGCCTCGTTTTTGGAAAAAGGAAAGGTTGTGTTTTTTGGCAATGGCGCGGCTAAGTGTAAGGAGTTTATCGATCATCCGAATGCGATTTTTCTAGAAGGTAATTACGCATCAGCAAAAAATCTTATTACTCCGGCATTAGATGCTTTTAAAAACAGTGATTTTGTGGATGTAGCCTACTTTGAACCCTTCTATCTAAAGGATTTTGTCATAACTACTTCAAAAAAGAAGTACTTTTAAAAACGGTAATACGTGAGATATAAAAAGCAAAGCCCCGGAAATTTCCGGGGCTTTGCTTTTTGGTGTGTGTAATGTATTATCGTGATACCGTAATCTTCTTTGTTATCACTGTGTTTCCTGTTTCAATACGAACCATGTAAATACCGTTGCGAAGTGCAGAGATATCGATAGTTTCGCCTGATGCAACCATCTTCTGGGCAACTTGCTTACCTGTAAGTTCGTAGATTCCGACCTTTGCGCCGCTGTGGTTCGCTAGGGAGATGGCTAACTCGTTGGTTGCAGGGTTCGGATATAGGGTAACTATATCTTTAGCGGTCTGTTCAACTCCGGTTGTGAGATTCACTGTTTGTATTTCGGAGGTGGTCTTTAGACCGAGATTGTCCATAGTCTCCACCTTAAAGAACAATGTGCTAGCTTGTGGTGCCGTTACCGTTGTACTATAGTTGCTTCCTGAAACTAGAATCATTGTAAGTGAATTGATTAAGTTGTCTGCAGAAGTTCCGTGAAGAACATTAACCACAGCAATTGATCCATCACTATCCGTTGCTGTTGCGCCGATGGTAATGGACGCTCCCTGTTGAGGCGTTGAAGGTGTTACCGATATGTTCGATATCGTGGGTGCTTGGTTGGTTGTCGTTGCAGCAGTTACAGTAATAGTAGCCGACGTAGTTGCCAAATTGAGATTGTCGGTAGCTTCTACTTCATAGTAAAGCTTTGTCACGTTAGGGAACTCAACGGTTGCCGAATATGTGTTTCCTGATGTTAGAGTCATTGTTGCACTCTGGTCGAGGCTTGTTGGGTCTTGGCCATAGTTTAGCGAAACGCTACTAATTGACCCATCAGCATCGGTAACGTTGGCCGAATAGGTAACGTTCGTTCCCACTGCAGGACTTGTAGGTGTATGTACTACTGCAGAAATAGTCGGAGCTTGGTTAGTGACCGTTGAAGTTCCTACAAGTAAAATATCATCAACACCCCAAAGTGATGCAGAACCAGCAGTTGTCCCGGAGGAAACATACTTAAATCCAATATAGAACTGTTTTCCTTCGAGTGAAGTGAGGTCAATATTTCCACTGGAAACATATGCATTTGAGTTAGATGCCGGAACGGTATAGGTAAGTTTGTTCCACGTTGCAGTGTTTGGGTTTCCCGTACCGCTGTAGTCGGTCGAATAGCATACGGTCAGGGTGTTAGGGTAGTTTGCGTCCGTGAATTTAGTTTTCACCTTAAAGGAAAGTGCTATGCTCTTGTAGTTTGTAGCATCTACCTTCTTGGTAATAAGCCAATCTTCACTGGCAACATCTCCGCCAAAACCATTGATTTCAAAAGCATTGCTAACACATGCCCAGTTCTTATTTGATGCAACACTGTAGGCCAACCAATCGGAAGGTAGACAGCTAACAAAATCTTCAGAAAGCAGGTTGGTCGGTGCCACACTATTGGCAACAGTATAGCTCTCTGTTGTCGATTTTTCAGTAGCAGGTGTTGTGTTGGTTGCCGAAATGTAGTAGTAAACCTTAGCACTAACGGCCTGTGCGGGGATAGTCGCGGTGTAGATGTCGCCACCAGTAGTGCTCATTGCAATTTCGGTAGTAGGCGTAGCGGTTAATCCCCAGAATAGTGTCACGCTATTTAGCGCAGTTGCCGAGTTCACTTTTGCCGAGATTAAAACCGTGTTGGTTTCATTCGGTGCTGTTGGGGTTGTTGTTAAATTTGAGATTACAAGGCTGTTCCCAACTTTGTAGGTTTTGGTTATCGTCGTTGAACTTCCTCCATCCACATCTTGGGCAAAAACGGAGTAGTAAACGGTTGTGTTAAGTGCCTGTGCAGGAATTGGTGTCGCAGTCTGGTAGGTATCACCGGTTGTTTTGGTCATGGCGATTTCTGTTGACTCCATTGCTGGTGTGTTGCCCCACTTTAGCTTAACCACCGAAATCGTTGTTTTACCGATAACTGTTGCTGACAATGAAACCGTGTTTGTTTCGTTTGGAAATTCTGGCGTTAGTGCCAATGCCGATATTGAAACGCCCGAAGGGGTTTGTCCTCCCCATACATATTCGGCATATTCCGGATGATCGATGTATGGATTACGGTTTTTTTGGATACCGTAAACCGCATTGTTTCTGTCTATCTCCTTTTGGCTAACTGGATCGCTCTGAGCCCACTTCAACAACAGTTGAACGTAAGCCTCCTTATAGGCAGGGTAACTATTGCCTGCAAGTATTTGCTGTGCTTCGGTGGCAATGGATGCCCAACCGGTAATTTTATCTTCGTAGCAGGTGGCCATGTAGAAGTAGGTGCGGGCAAAGTCACCCTTGTAGGTATCGATGGGCTCGAACACGGTTCCTGTTAAATTGGTTGTAGGATCGGCTGTGCCAAGCATGCTTCCATTGGTGGATTGCCAAGTTGCAGAACTTACCTCACCAAAAATGTAGTTGCTGCGTTTTCCGTTTACGTATCCATCCGTTGGGTAGAGGTGAAAGAGATCGGAGTACATTGGAGTCGCTTCGGCAAACCAACTTTTTGGAAAGGAGTGTTCACGGTTGTAGCAATTATTTTCCCCGCTGTAATTCCCGCATTGATCGGTTACAAAGGTGTATTCGTAGGCGGGTGTTCCCCCTGGAATGTCGGAGTACATATCCCAAACTTTACCGTTGGCTTTCTTGTCGGTTGTTTGGAAGTCGGTCCAGAGATTATCGTAACTACGAACAGTATGATTACCAATTATTCCAAAAAGTGCTGTTTTTAGTTCCGCACCCGATTTTCCATCGGCGTTGGTGTAGTAACCTGCCGGCGCTTGTGCCCATATGAGCAGTGGTAGTAGCCAAAATGAAAGGAGGAGTAAATTTTTCTTCATAAAAAAAGTGCATTTAATAGAGGGGCGGAATTCCCTATACCGTCGAATTTACTCGGCAGTACAGGGAATCCTATCCTGTTGTTTAGTTTTGTGTATTTACTTCTGGATGGTAATCTTTTTTACAATAACGGTTTTGTTGCTTGTGATCTTTACAAGGTAAATTCCGCTATTCAGCTCACCAACTTGGATTGTCTCACCGGAGTTGAGGTCGGTTGATCGTTTTACGCATTTTCCGGTGAGATTGAAGATCTCCGCAGTAAATGGTTTCCCGTTTTGCAACTCAATGGTGAATTCGGAAGTTGCCGGATTTGGGTAGATAGATATGGTTGATGCTGTAACTTCGCCAATAGCCGAGGTTGGATTCCAAACTTTTTCAGCGTATTCAGGATGATCGATGTAGGGATTACGGTTGTTTTGGATACCGTAAACAGCATTGTTGCGGGCAATCTCCTTATCGCTAACGGGATCGTTCTTAGCCCAAGTCAACAGCAGTTGAACGTAAACCGCTTTATAGGCAGGGTAGCTGTTGCCTGCAAGTATTTGTTGTGCTTCGGTGGCAATTGATGCCCAACTAGCAATCTTATCCTCGTAGCAGGTGGCCATGTAGAAGTAGGTGCGGGCAAAATCACCCTTGTAGGCATCGATGGGCTCAAACACTGTTCCTGATAATCCGGTAACAGGGTCGGCTGTGCCAAGCATGCTTCCGTTGGTGGAGGTCCAAGAAGCAGAACTTACCTCCCCAAAAATGTAGTTGCTACGTTTTCCGTTAACATATCCATCTGTTGGATAGAGGTGAAAGAGGTCGGTATACATGGGGGTTGCATCATTAAACCAACTCTTGGGAAATGAGTGTTCGCGGTTGTAGCAATTGTTTTCCCCACTGTAATTTCCGCATTGTTGGCTTATAAAGGTGTACTCATAAGCGGGTGTTCCTCCGGGTATGTCGGAGTACATATCCCAAACCTTGCCATTGGCTTTCTTGTCGGTTGATTGCATATCCGTCCACAAGTTGGTGTAGGTGCGCTCGGTATGGGTTTTGATTATTCCAAAGAGTGCAGTCTTTAGATTGGCACCCGATTTCCCTTCGGCGTTGTTGTAATACCCGGCCGGTGCCTGGGCGAGGAGATTTAGTGATACAAGCCAGATGGCTAAGATGAGTAAAAGATTCTTCATACAGCGCGGCGTTAATTATTATTGAATTGTGTTCATTCCGCTTTTCTTCGTGAATATTACATAATCTATTTTTAGAAGAAAAGGAAGCGAATAAACAACTTTTATTTCACCTATTGGTTTTTTTACGCAAAATATTTTTCTTGGTTCATTAATTTGTCTCTTTTCTGCCAGAGCGGATTCGGAATTGTAAGTTCGAATCTATGACTGCACTGTTTTCTGGGTTAACAGTAGTTTGTTTTTAGGCATAGTTTACTAGCGGTTAGTTGCACTATGCTGGCTCTATTTCTGTTTGTGCCGCAAACCATTGGCTGAAATGCCATTTTTAAATATTTTTTCCTAAATTTGCGCACTCAAATAATGGCCCCATAGTTCAAGGGATAGAACGGAAGTTTCCTA is a genomic window of Williamwhitmania taraxaci containing:
- the tsaB gene encoding tRNA (adenosine(37)-N6)-threonylcarbamoyltransferase complex dimerization subunit type 1 TsaB gives rise to the protein MALVLTIETSTDVCSAALSKDGQLLCYRENSEGFSHAALLAVFIDELLKEAAVTPKQLSAVCVGRGPGSYTGLRIGVSTAKGICYAAELPLIAVDSLLLMCYGAMEMAKTRLGDSNSFLLCPMIDARRMEVYSALYDETFQLVDPVKAVIIEPSSFASFLEKGKVVFFGNGAAKCKEFIDHPNAIFLEGNYASAKNLITPALDAFKNSDFVDVAYFEPFYLKDFVITTSKKKYF
- a CDS encoding endonuclease, which encodes MKKNLLLLSFWLLPLLIWAQAPAGYYTNADGKSGAELKTALFGIIGNHTVRSYDNLWTDFQTTDKKANGKVWDMYSDIPGGTPAYEYTFVTDQCGNYSGENNCYNREHSFPKSWFAEATPMYSDLFHLYPTDGYVNGKRSNYIFGEVSSATWQSTNGSMLGTADPTTNLTGTVFEPIDTYKGDFARTYFYMATCYEDKITGWASIATEAQQILAGNSYPAYKEAYVQLLLKWAQSDPVSQKEIDRNNAVYGIQKNRNPYIDHPEYAEYVWGGQTPSGVSISALALTPEFPNETNTVSLSATVIGKTTISVVKLKWGNTPAMESTEIAMTKTTGDTYQTATPIPAQALNTTVYYSVFAQDVDGGSSTTITKTYKVGNSLVISNLTTTPTAPNETNTVLISAKVNSATALNSVTLFWGLTATPTTEIAMSTTGGDIYTATIPAQAVSAKVYYYISATNTTPATEKSTTESYTVANSVAPTNLLSEDFVSCLPSDWLAYSVASNKNWACVSNAFEINGFGGDVASEDWLITKKVDATNYKSIALSFKVKTKFTDANYPNTLTVCYSTDYSGTGNPNTATWNKLTYTVPASNSNAYVSSGNIDLTSLEGKQFYIGFKYVSSGTTAGSASLWGVDDILLVGTSTVTNQAPTISAVVHTPTSPAVGTNVTYSANVTDADGSISSVSLNYGQDPTSLDQSATMTLTSGNTYSATVEFPNVTKLYYEVEATDNLNLATTSATITVTAATTTNQAPTISNISVTPSTPQQGASITIGATATDSDGSIAVVNVLHGTSADNLINSLTMILVSGSNYSTTVTAPQASTLFFKVETMDNLGLKTTSEIQTVNLTTGVEQTAKDIVTLYPNPATNELAISLANHSGAKVGIYELTGKQVAQKMVASGETIDISALRNGIYMVRIETGNTVITKKITVSR
- a CDS encoding endonuclease; the protein is MKNLLLILAIWLVSLNLLAQAPAGYYNNAEGKSGANLKTALFGIIKTHTERTYTNLWTDMQSTDKKANGKVWDMYSDIPGGTPAYEYTFISQQCGNYSGENNCYNREHSFPKSWFNDATPMYTDLFHLYPTDGYVNGKRSNYIFGEVSSASWTSTNGSMLGTADPVTGLSGTVFEPIDAYKGDFARTYFYMATCYEDKIASWASIATEAQQILAGNSYPAYKAVYVQLLLTWAKNDPVSDKEIARNNAVYGIQNNRNPYIDHPEYAEKVWNPTSAIGEVTASTISIYPNPATSEFTIELQNGKPFTAEIFNLTGKCVKRSTDLNSGETIQVGELNSGIYLVKITSNKTVIVKKITIQK